The following coding sequences lie in one Macrobrachium nipponense isolate FS-2020 chromosome 45, ASM1510439v2, whole genome shotgun sequence genomic window:
- the LOC135214246 gene encoding zinc finger protein 177-like: MEAEGSSSPLLLKEEKEDLEEGPTENADNSSFADPLLEFKAEPEFFDYGDFDVNCSSQFTMKCEKDSSPSCDDESGKEKICIGGENRHLGRSNTTGKRLICNFSKRHMRTHTGEKPYACSICQRSFSQQSNLKIHMGTHTGEKPYTCSTCQRSFSGSSYLKRHMRTHTREKPYACSICQRSFSLQGNLKAHMGTHTGEKPYTCSICQRSFSRSSPLKRHMRTHTGDLKIHMRTHTGEKPYTCSTCQRSFYGSNALKYHMKTHT, from the exons ATGGAAGCTGAAGGCTCGTCATCACCGCTGCTactcaaagaagagaaggaggatctGGAGGAGGGTCCAACTGAAAACGCAGATAACTCTTCGTTTGCAGACCCCTTGTTAGAATTCAAGGCAGAACCAGAATTTTTTGACTATGGTGATTTTGATGTGAACTGTTCTTCCCAATTTACTATGAAGTGTGAAAAGGACAGCTCTCCAAGCTGTGATGATGAGAGCGGAAAGGAAAAGATCTGTATTGGAGGAGAAAATAGACATTTGGGTAGAAGTAACACAACAGGGAAGCGATTAATTT gcaatttctcaaaacgtcacatgagaactcatacaggagagaaaccatatgcTTGCTcaatatgtcaaagaagtttttctcaacaAAGTAATCTCAAAATACACATGggaactcatacgggagagaaaccatatacttgctctacatgtcaaagaagtttttctggtTCAAGTTATCTCAAAcgtcacatgagaactcatacaagAGAGAAACCATATGCTTGCTcaatatgtcaaagaagtttttctcttcAAGGTAATCTCAAAGCACACATGggaactcatacgggagagaaaccatatacttgctctatatgtcaaagaagtttttctagGTCAAGTCCTCTCAAAcgtcacatgagaactcatacag GTGACCTCAAaatacacatgagaactcatacgggagagaaaccgTATACTTGCTCtacatgtcaaagaagtttttatggttcAAATGCTCTCAAATAtcacatgaaaactcatacatga